gggCACAGCTCTCCCTCCTGGAGCTCTTGGATACTATCAGATCCCTTCCTGAGTGGACTCATGTTGCTTGAACTGCAAGGCAGATTTAATTTCTCACCCCCACTGCCCAGAAATCTTTTATCTTGTGGAACTGAGCTGGAAATGATCTGTCAAATGCTAAAGACACTGTAGGATGAGAATATATAGGAACTGACCATAGCAGATCAGCTGCCACCTTATTGAACCATACTCCAAAACCTGAACTCCGTAACAAATCCTAGTGAATTTCAGTTTACTGCTGTCTAACTGGGTAGCTGGTGTGTCTGGATTCTCCCCCCTGCAAAAACACATCTGGTAAGTGtccttgttttctgaaattcctGGCGATGACAGATGATTGAATACTGTCATTgtagaaagaacagaaatgcatCAGGTAGGTATTAGTTTCTGTGTTGAGATCTATTAAGTAGATAAAAAATACCAACAAGTTTCTCTAGCGCTTATTACAGACTATTCTACTTAAACAGCTGACTTTTCCTtaatctttcttctcttcctgaaaatatatttaacttaGGCATTGTCTGCCTACTTCACATCCCTTCGTTGCCAATAATGCATTAACAGAACTGCACTAACCCTTGATAAAAAGGTACTGTCGTATGCTGCATGTGATACATGCAGACAGAACTGAAATGTGATTCCTTTCTGTCAGAAAGCATAACAACTGGACTCAGTTACAACAGAACTCTGAGCACTGTGATCCCCTACCAGTGAtacatgttttctctgttcacTGGATTTATGACAGAGAATGAGGTCACAAGCATCCCTAAGGAGGGCAAAACACCACGTATGACCAATGATTTTTTAAGAACATAACTGAACTCTAAGGGAAAAGTCCAATATCATTGGCCAGGAAATTTTTAAAGACACGCTTAACATTTCTCACTTTCATTTTATACTCTGAAAGTAGTAGCACTCAGAAAGACATGGTTGGAGTTAATAAATGCCATTTTCATTACCGACTTGGTTCTTTTGGCTCAATTATCATTcactattttttcttgtttctggcAGTAACTCAAGTACTAAGGAGAACAACACTTGCTTGAGTAGATAAAACAACCTTAAGTACAACATATGTACATcccattagaagaaaaataaactattcaGTGTTCATGTGTTTGTGACAGCTGTACCAGATTGTGGTAATTGTTCTATAGATATGACTCTCTTTCAGTGAGTGTGCTGTCTTTAATCAATCACCcttttaatttacagtaaatGCCCTGTTTCTTGTCTGTTTCAAATGAACATTTCAGCTAGAGTCTTACAGACTTCTTCAAAGAAGTCTCTTACAGACCTACAGCTTACACATAGTAACAATCTTAAACACcatggtgggttgaccctggctggacaccaggtgcccatCGAAGTTTCTCCATCACTGCACCTTCTCAGCTGGACAGgcaagagaaaatacataaaataataaataaaataataaattaaaaataaaataataaaagtctTGTGGGTCAGGAGAGATCAGTTCCTGTCATggacaaaacagactcagcttgggaAAActaccattcaaatcagagtaggataatgagaaactaaaccaaaaaaaaacccaccccaatTTAAAAACACCTTCTTCCCACCATTCctcccaggctcagctgcaCTCCCgatttctctgccttctctcccCCAGCAATGCAGGGGGACAAGGACTGGAGATTGTAATCAGTTCCATATTGTCTCtactgctccttcctcctcagggggaggactcctcacactcctcCCATGCTCCAGGATCCTTCCCACAGGAGGCAGTCCTGCACAAACTTCCTCAACATGAGTCCCTCCCACAGgctacagttcttcacaaactgctccagcatgggtcccttccatggggtaCAGCGCTTCACaaacagactgctccagcgtgggtcctcCACAGAgccacaagtcctgccaggagcctgctccatcgtgggcttcccatggggtcacagtctcctttgggcatccacctaCTCCAGTGTGGGGTCTTCCACGAGCCGTGGGCGGCCATCTGCTGCACTGTGGACCTCACTGGGTTGCAGGGGattctctgctccagcagctggagcaccttctccccctccttcttcactgaccttggtgtctgcagagctgttcctctcacatattctcacttcTCTCTCAGCTGCAGTTGCCcaggttttttctcccttctgaaaTATGTTATCAGAGAGGCATGCCACAGTCGCTGgtgggctcggccttggccagcggcaggTCTGttctggagccagctggcactggctctgtcagACACATGGGAAGCTTcaagcagcttctcacagaagccacccctgtagctcACCCACTACCAGCACCCTGCCCTACAAATCCaatacaaacacatttcactTTATCTGCCGTGATGGAGCAGCATTTATTCTGTCAATAAAAAGCCAGCCTAGGATAGCAGCAAATGaatggaacagaaaatgttgctacaggtgcagctgggctggatgATTAATACAAAATAGAATACAAATCACTCAAGTTTTTTACTACACTGGTACTATATGTTCTAAGAAATGTAAGGCCATAtaacaaatactgctttttcacACAATTTATGTTTGCACAGTCCTTTCAGATACACACCAgagcagctgaattttcttcacTGGTTTCCATCATTTTGCAACTCCAGCTTCATAAGCTGGTCCTCAAACTTTTGAATGTCTACTTGATGCTTCATCAGGAACTTcccatttaaatgaaaaacaggtatgtcatatttatatttatcaaACCATGCTGAGTTCTCTGGAAGGGTAATATCCACTTCTTGCAAGATAAACTGTGACGGAAAATAAGTATGTTAGTAGCTACTGGACACTGAAAAACCATACCTGCTTGTCTTTtgatcaatattttttttcagaaatacaaggGTTGTTTATTGGtgtttttacatttattctTCCATGTCGTAGACAACTGCCCATTTTGTGGATACAAAAGGCACATAGCCACAATCCTTGGCTGCATATCTGAAAAGGACTCTCTACCTAGTCCAGAACAACATTCCTCATCCTCTGTGCAGAACCACTCCCCTGTGAGCACCACCAACAAATATGCCTCTGGCAACACAACAGTTGCCTGTTGGGCAGCATAGTGCAACCCTCTTAATGGTCTGTTAAGTTTCTTCCTTCAAGAAAGTGATCAAAACCCACTTGAAGAATAGCAATCACCTAtagtttaaatatttgaagtcCCACTCACTAAAATCCTTCCCAAATTATATCATTACCTGCTTCATAACAGTTGTAAATTCCTCTGTCAGAAAAGGCAATAGTATttacaaaagcagagattttaaaaatagttgtgACAAAGTGTACATTGGTTTAGTTTGCCAATACTTATGAGTAGCATTGTCACAGAATGGTTTTGGATAATGAGTTTTATGGAAATCAGTGCTGAAATTGTCTTGATGAGGTCACCCAAGAAATAATAATAGATGCAAATAAATCCAAgccattttcttttacaaagaaagaaTCCTGATTAACTGTTCtttatatacagaaaatacatacagtATTGTAATACATTACCCTTCTCTTATATGGCTCAAGCACCTCTTTTGCTTCATCACATAGAGGGCATggtttctaaaagaaaatattcagacCAACTTAAAGCATGCAGTAAAACACAAAGATCATTTGTACCATAAAGTAACGTGCTCAGACTGGAGTGATCACCACTATAAATGTGGGTTCCCTCCCCCATACCACCCTGTCTTACTGCTTTCTAAATCATTATCAGTGCAGCATggttgagaagaaaataaattattcagccacagaatttaattatttctcacttgcttttatttttctcatgatACAAATTAACAGTTTTCAACAGCTCTTCCAAAGGCTGATTCAAGGGCATGATTTGGAAGGACATTTACTGACCCCTTCTTTTGGTCAGCAACAATGACTATCCAAAGCACTGCCATCGCTAGCTGAAAACAACTGCAGGTACCACTCTGACAGAAGAATGTCCCTTGGTAGAAGGTGAATGAGGAAGTCGCATGAGTAATTTCTAATCTGTTTCAGACTGAGTCACTTGGGTCAGTTCATATAGCAAAAGAAGGTGATTTAAGACAATCTGGCTGACTTTGCCTGAAAGGAATTAAGCATGATTCTCCAACCTGCAGAGCTGCGAGGACAGTAAACTCCAGCAGGGAGATCTAGCAAACAGCTGCATTGTTTTGACCAGTGGTGGAGTCAAAGAAAACCTCTCATTTTGAAAACTCCCTGATCTTCCACTATAGTTATGCAGCTGACTTCTGCTGATCACACATCATGATCATTAGAGCGTTCATACCTGACAAGGTGACTCACATGAAAGTGTGTTGCTTCAGTGTTTGTAATGGCAGAATTTATCCTGTAATTCATGTAGCAAAGTATACAGTGGTGAAGGTGATGGCTCTGTCATTCTCCTATGAAGTACCTCtcacagctggaaaagacctcctctccctcccacttAAAGTCTTCCTAAGTCTTGTTTAAACATGGAATCAATCTGAAACAGCTACTTCTTATCTCCTTCGTGTGAATTAATTTGGATTAAATACTCTACTTTTAATTCACATCTAATCTAAATTGTCTTTCCCATACAGACAAGTCCTTGTGCTCTGAAAACCTGTGTAAGATGTTAAAGATCAACAGTGCTGCATTCTTACTAGTTCTTGTTGCTTTTGGAGGGACTGATATACCTCATACTGGTGACTGAAAGGAACGTCCCAGAATCCTGCACATCAGTTTTGTAAAGTGCCAAGCTCCTTACAGTTAAAGCAGGATATAATCAGTTCCACTAGGCCTGTAGAGAGCCTTCTAACGTAGCAGTCACATAAAGCATTTGACAAACTAAGCTGACTCTTAGCAAAGAATATGTTTTTATTGCTCTGATGGCAAGATTAAGCACTATGTAGTACTAATAACATTGGAACTGGTTTAAAATCAGATAGTGAACCATTTCAACTATCAGTGAAATctgtttaataataaataaaataaatacttaaaaatagaCAGTCCATTTATATTAGTATATATTCTTCAGTAGAACAGTGCAATAGTAGGTCTCTgccatcacttttttttttgttaatttgtaatttttatgtttttttaaaaaaatttatgcTAATTTGTAATAGGGCTGCCTGGATAAAGCTGTCCTGGACAACCTCTCTCATATGTGTATTACGGTGGCAAAAAGGATTCCTACTGCTGAGGTAGTAAAAAATCCCTTCCCAAACTGACATATGCTGTGCTGATAGCTAGATCTGTTAGACAATACACATGTGGAAGGGACAATTTCATTTCTACAGATAACTGCCATTTGTGCTGCATACTTAGACTGCAGGTTTGTGGTCATTTTAAGCTGGCAATGATGCTGAAGGAAGCAGATCCATCTTCCTGTCACTGCTTCTTTTGTGCTGCCATAAGTAATCAAACATCTAATCaaacagctgcacagcaaagcTAGACAGGACAAGTGATCTGAGTTAACAGTAACCTtgcaaaaaaagatttttttttttttaacttggagCAGCTGTTGCATGAATGTTTGCATGGGCATAAAAGGAGTCTGCCAGGGGAAAACCATTTGGCAGTGCTAgcttctgctggctgcagaagtcatagctccctcctgccttctcttttctccttatTCTTAAGAACAGGGATGAGGGAAAAAGGAGTTAATTGGAATAAAATAAGAGTGgattagattattttaaagtagattTTGCTTTGCAATTGCCAGTGGTATCAGacatcaaaaacattttaagttaaaaacACATTCAACAATAGCCCACTTTGGAGAACTACTTGAACTCTATCAGAACTTGAACGCTATTAGAAAAATTGATTTCATACAGTGTCTTAACTAGTTAGAAATTTTAAGACACAAAAGTAatacaaataacttttttccaaTTATTAACCCAAAGATAAGCTCATTATTTCCTACCTTATCACATTTGGATTATGAATGAGTTGATGCTGAATCAGGCAGGAGAGCGAGCTGTGGCAGCTTGTGTTGCTCTGATTAATAAACAGATGGTGAGCTTTTATTTGTAAACGGACTGTAGTGTCACTGAGACACAACTACGCTGAAATCTTGTTGGTTGTAACTACTGGCTTGCTACAGTAAGAGTATGACTATGCTATAAAGCCTGGTGTAAAAGACACCCCCAGAGCAAACTGCACAATACTGTAAAAGTTTGAAGTGGACAAAAAGCAAGGACAAGCCATTTCATCAGGAATCCACTGATAAATATGCAGTCTTGCCTAGCTTTATTCTGTAAACAACTTTTACCTTGGTGAATAAAGTCAGCACTGGCTTATTTGTGCTGGCTGAACAGAGTTGTCTCCCCAGCGGACTGGATAAATGTCTTGCTAGTTGCAATGTTCTgctcagaaaacacagcaccattgtcctgttaaggaaaaaagaaaatgttcaatTGTTTTGTGGCAACCCATAGCTCATGAAATTTAATGTTAAGACAAATATGATACTTCAAACGCAGTTCTAAAATACACACAATCAAACCATTTTCTCAGGATTTTTATGTTCATGGTACCAACATATTAATCAGAAAAATGGTTTACTATGCAGCAGGCCAGAAACACTGCATAGCTCAAAAAGTTTAGttcaatttagaaaaaaacaccaatgCTACCTTGCTTAAATGCctcttttaaatttcttaacAAAAATGCTGACATAAATGCATTCCACTGTTTCAACTGCATATATGCCTGTAAAAATTACATGATATTAACAAAATGCAAAGTGCTGTGCTTTGAACATCCGTAATCTTGCTGCACTGCTTGACATATTCTACTTACTCAAATTATTCCATGAAAAAACTGATCTGTACCTAATCAGAAGATGAATACAATGCTTTTTGCTAGTGAGtaaaaagctgcagcaaaggcaatTTAACTTGGTAATATTAAAAGCACACGCATTACCCTGAGGCCTTCCTGcaacataaaattaattaatgaaaGATGTTGATGGATTTGTGATTTCTTTGGGAGAGTTTAAGTAAATTTAGTGTTGTTGAGGGATGCCACACTGGAGCCCTGAAGGCACCTATTCATAATAACACTAACAACAGTGCTTTCTCCAAACTCGTGTCTTAATGGGACCTTTACAAGGCATTTTAGGACTGAAAGCAAAAACCAGAGCAAAAGGGAGTCTGCATAGAGACTATTGGCAGATGCGACACTTGACATCAGAATTTACACCGCGGAAATTAAGTCCTTTTACAGATGCCAAACTGCTTCTGTACCGTATCTGTTCAGGCATGACTTACCCGTAGTTCTAACTACAGCTGACCACAAACACGCAATGTAATGGCACAAGTTCAAACAACTTAAGTGCAAGCAGGACTACATTGTGACTGACAATCACGTTTTAGGATGTTCAGTAAAAAAGAGCCTAGTGCATTTACAGAACCTCTCAGTACTAATATTACACAGTTCTGTTTTAAGAAAGACAGTTTAGCTAGCATAACTGCTAAGGAAGGACAAAATATTGCAGTGGACTCTAAAATTAAGGGTGCTTAATTGTTATGTTTCTAAGCAACAACCACAAGGAAAATCAAATGGGTGACATGACACTGCTTCACCAGCCTTACTGCAGTGTCAAAgacaccttttttccccaaaggacCCTGGTAAGGGTAACTTGCCATATTTCTAGAAGAAGCttcaacagagaaaatacaaagaaaaggtACTACCTTTCAAAAATTATAGTCTGAATTATCAAATTTCAGATGGtaggaaataattattttctttttcaatttgttttttttctttgaccatgtaaaaataaagttgtCTAAACCAGAGTATTCTGCAATGAATGGGATTTGTGTTTACTGTTTAGTTTGGAACAGAAAGGGTTCTTCATCTGGATGTGTCAGGCTTGATACTAGTAAAAGtcagctgcagggacagagtGGTATGCTTGCTGTTAGTGCAAAGTTGCTGGTGACCGGCACAGCACACACTGCCATTGGTCATAGACCTTGGAAGTTACTGCTGTTGTTTTACTTAGCCAGGTCGAAATCTGATTGTCTGGGATTTTACACAATAAGTGCAAAAATAAGCTTGCAACCTTttggaaaaatgcaaatctgGATGCCAGTAAATAGCCTCAGTCTCAGTCATACTTGGAGATTTTTACATCCACAGGAAATAGGTGCCCAGAATGGATGTGAtcttggcattaaaaaaaaaaagaaaataaaaaaatcacaacatgTCAGCTTACTCACATGCatgataaaaatgtcaaaacaaataatttgcattcttgcaagtttttaaatgaatactTTTGTTGCCAGCCTACCAAGCCAAATTTTGTGCcttaaaaacaaggaaagcaCTCCCAAAATGTTCTGTGAACAGTGGAATTAATAAAGCCTAGATTTCCATGTACCTTATTCCCccatatatacatgtatgtgtataaaATGTCTCTGGTTCACTCTTTATGCCTCCTTTTTTGATCCCTCCACCCTCTGGTAAATTTGAGTCCAGTGGACAATTTCTAACAAAACATCAACTGAAGGGGCACAAGCAAGGCAGTATCAGTAGCTAAGCTTCAAGAtctcacaaaaagaaagaagctaaCACAGTGtcttacttctttaaaaattttaaagactTATAAGCAATAATATCTTTGGaattcaggaaaaaatcttCATTGCTGTGTACTACTACTGAAGCAAGAGGAAGTTG
This region of Falco naumanni isolate bFalNau1 chromosome Z, bFalNau1.pat, whole genome shotgun sequence genomic DNA includes:
- the CZH5orf63 gene encoding glutaredoxin-like protein C5orf63 homolog, with protein sequence MVLCFLSRTLQLARHLSSPLGRQLCSASTNKPVLTLFTKKPCPLCDEAKEVLEPYKRRFILQEVDITLPENSAWFDKYKYDIPVFHLNGKFLMKHQVDIQKFEDQLMKLELQNDGNQ